Genomic segment of Methanobrevibacter sp.:
GATGAATCACTAATGTTAAGGCAATTGCAATCACTAAAAATAACCAATCAAATCTAACAATTGGATAAACAAGTATCAATGCAACGATTATGAAATCTAGTTGATCAAGGATTGGTGCAGGTTTTCCTCTGCCGATTCCAAGTCTTCTTTTTAAGAAACTGCCTAATGCATCCCCTAGCAATGCTCCGAAACCTAATAGAAATCCTATTAATATTCCACTGTTTACATCGGTTATTATGGGGGTGATTATGTATTGGCCAATTTCTGAAATAATATCTGGAGCAAGATATCCCTGTACTGCACCGGTTATTATACCAATTATTGTTCCGGCAATAAGTCCTCTCCATGTAACTCCATCTCCTATCCAGTGGTTACCTTTTTTGTCGCTTTTACCAAAGTCAAGTGGTGTTCCTCCTCCAAAAG
This window contains:
- a CDS encoding CDP-2,3-bis-(O-geranylgeranyl)-sn-glycerol synthase; translated protein: MQIEIFLLACLTTLYFILPAYFSNGGALAFGGGTPLDFGKSDKKGNHWIGDGVTWRGLIAGTIIGIITGAVQGYLAPDIISEIGQYIITPIITDVNSGILIGFLLGFGALLGDALGSFLKRRLGIGRGKPAPILDQLDFIIVALILVYPIVRFDWLFLVIAIALTLVIHLIANSGAYLLGLKDVWY